TTCATTGCGGAAAACGCCCATAGATGCCGAAGCCCTACTCTACACCTACAGGGAAAATGCTCTAACGCTGATTTACCATCATCTTTTCAATCATGGCCGAAACCTCTGTCAGCAATTCGCGCCGCCGCGTCCTCTCCGGCATGCGGCCTACGGGCAAGCTCCACTTGGGCAACTACATGGGAGCGCTCTATAACTGGGTCCGCCTGCAGGATCAGTACGACTGCTTCTTCTTCATCGCCGACTGGCATGCTCTAACGACCGACTATGCCAATCCAGGCAATGTGAAAGAGAAGTGCTTCGAGGTCGCTTTGGACTTCCTCGCCGGCGGTCTCGATCCGGAGAAGTGCGTCATCTTCCGGCAGTCGCATGTGCCGGAGCATGCTTCGCTGCACCTGCTCTTCAGCATGTTTACCCCGCTGGGCTGGCTGGAGCGCGTGCCCACCTACAAGGACCAGCAGGAGCAGCTTCGCGAGAAGGATCTGGCGACGTATGGGTTCCTGGGCTATCCGCTGCTGCAGGCTGCTGACATCCTGCTCTACAAGCCGGACTTCGTCCCGGTCGGGCAAGACCAGGTGGCGCACGTGGAGCTCACGCGCGAGGTGGCGCGGCGCTTCAACCAGCTGTACGACTCACGCTGGAGCGAGGCGATCGCACAGGCGGAGTCCGACAAGGAACGGATCAAGGCTGAGGTCTCGGCCAACAGCCTGATTGAGCTGACCTTCCCGGAGCCGCAGGCGCTGCTGACTCCCTCGCCAAAGCTTCCCGGCCTGGACGGCCGCAAGATGTCCAAGAGCTACGGCAATACGCTCATGCTGAACGAGTCGGAAGCCGACATCCGCGCCAAGCTGAAGACCATGGTCACCGACCCAGCGCGAGTACGGCGCACCGATCCGGGCAATCCGGACGTCTGCCCGGTCTTTGACCTGCACAAGGTCTTCTCGCCGGCGGAGAAGCAGGCCGAGGTCCGCGAAGGCTGCACAACAGCCGGCATCGGCTGCATCCAGTGCAAGGGCTGGCTGGCCGACAACGTCGTTGCCGAGCTGGCTCCCATCCAGGAGCGCCGGGCAAAGTACGAAGCAAACCCCCACCTGGTAACAGAGATCCTGGAAGCCGGCGCCGCCCGCGCCCACGCCAAAGCCGCAGCCTCCATGAAAGACGCCCTGGTTGCACTCGGAATGGAGTAGCAGCCCGCCAGATTCAACGCTTTACGAAGCCCTCCCGCTCGCGGGAGGGCTTTTTCGCGCATGGCGCGAATGTAGTGCTTAAGGGACCGGCTTCAGCCGGCCCGTACCCAAGCCATAAAGGAAAGCGGTTTTAACCGCTGAGGTCACTGTCTGGGGTCCCGATTAACTCGACGTACCCATGCCGGGTGCCCTATATCTGCGTAGCAGATGTGGGATCATCGCGCGTTCAGCGCGATCCGTCTTGCTGTCCTCAATAATTCCTACTCCAGTACCTCCCTTCAAGGCCCTCTCTTTTTCCTGTTGACAAAATTTGGAACAAACCACGATACTCGCTGACCTAAGTGGACTGACCAATTAGTCCGTTTCCCAAAATACCCAAAACAGCTAAAACAAGAGTTTCTGTTCAGAGGCCCTTTATGTATCAAAGGATAAAAACGTTTCTTGCGACCTTCGCTCTTCTGGCATTCACCCTCCCAGTTGTCGCCCAAAGTGAACGTGGCGCAATTACTGGTCGGATCACAGATAACACCGGAAGCATCCTTCCGGATGCCACCATCACGCTGCGCAATGAGGCGACCGGCGTCCAGCAGACCACCAAGAGCAACAACGACGGTGTCTACACCTTTCCCAGCCTGAACCCCGGCAGCTACACCCTGACGGTGAACCGCACCGGTTTCAAGCGGCTGGAGCGTATCCACACCGTGGTCGACGTGAACGCCACCAACCAGCAGGACGCCGCGCTGGAGATCGGCGAGACCTCCGAGGTGGTAGAGGTGCGCGCCGGCGTGCAGCAGTTGCAGGAAACCACCGGCTCCATGGGCATGATCGTGGAAGAGCGGTCGATCCAGGAGCTGCCCTCCATCTACGGCAATCCATTCACGCTGCAGAACCTGGCGCCGGGCATCATCCCCTCGGGTGTGAATCCGAATATCCATACCTACGACAGCGGCACTGCCAACGTGTCGGTAAACGGCTCGGTGCTGAACTCGCTGGAATACCGTCTGGACGGCGCTCCGGATAACCGTATCCGCCTCTCCGCTTACACGCCCTCGACCGAGTTCATCAACCAATACAAGGTGGAGACGTCGTCGTACGACGCGTCGCAGGGGCACTCTGCCGGCGGCTTCGTGAACGTCGCTCTCAAGTCGGGCACGAATGCATTTCACGGATCGGCCTTTGGCTACTACCAGAACCCTACGCTGAATGCGAACTACTGGCACCTGGGAAGCCAGCCCACCGCGAAAGCAGTCTGGCTGCGCGAGGGCGGATCGGTAGGCGGCCCGGTGTGGCGTGACCACGCCTTCTTCTTTACCGGCTGGGAGCACTCACGGGCCGCGACGCCGAACGTGCTGACCTTCGGCGTGCCTCCCAGTGCCTTCCGCAACGGAGACTTCTCGGCGCTGCTGCCGAAGTATCAGCTCTACGATCCGTACTCCAGCCGCACGGTGAACAGCAAAGTAGTGCGCGATCCGTTCCCGGGAAACATCATTCCCAGCTCGCGCATCAGCCCCATTGCAGCGGCAGCGTTGAAGTATTACCCGACGCCGAATACGGCCAGCAGCGATCCGGCGGGAGCCAGCAACTACTCCTACGCCGGCGCCGAGCCGGATTATTACTACGCCTACGTTGTCCGCAGCGATGTCGCGATCTCGAACCGGCAGTCGATCTATGGCCACTATGTGCAGAGCCGGCGCCTGCAGCCGGGCAAGAACGCCTACTTCGGTCAGGTCTCCGGAACAACGCTGACCTACCAGAACAAGGGCGCTGCGATGGGATATACCTTCGTGCTCTCGCCGACCACCGTGCTCGAAGCCCGTCTCTCATGGACGCGTTTTGTGAACCAGAACGTCGTGCCGTCACAGGGCATCTTGAATGCGACGTCGATCGGTATGCCTGGTTATCTGGTCAACGGTCTCGGACCGAATGCGCAGGCCTTCCCGCGCCTGGACATCACCGGATACCAGTCGCTGAACTCGGATAATGGTGTGATCTCACACAACGACATCACCATGGGTTCGGTGCAGATCTCCCGCACGATGGGACGCCACTTCCTGCGTACCGGCTATGAGTACCGGATGTACAACGTGAACGCCGGTATCACGACGCAGTCGAACGGCCGCTATCAGCACTCCGGCATTTACACGCAGTCAACCAGCGGCGGCTCGGCGAGCATCGACTACTCGCTTGCACAGTTTGAAATGGGCCTGCCGAATACTTCGGCCGTCACCATCAACTCTGACCTGGCAGTGCGGTCAAACTACATGGCCGGCTGGTTCCACGACGACTTCAAGGCGTTGCCGAACCTGACCATCAACCTGGGGCTGCGCTACGAGTATGAGGGTCCGAACAGTGAGCGCAACCAGAAGGCGAACACCTACTTCGACTTCAACACGGCGAATCCTATCGCAGCGGCGGCACAGGCGAAGTACGCCACCATTGCGAGCTCGAACTCGACACTGCCGGCGGCTTCAGCCTGGACGGTTAACGGCGGTCTTCGCTTCCTCGGTGACCAGGGCCTCGACCGCAAAGACTACGACGCACAGAAGCTGATGCTGCTGCCTCGTATTGGGTTCTCGTGGCGCTTCATGAATAACACCGTGATGCGGGGCGGCTACGGCCTCTTTGCCGACTCGCTCAGCACCTTCTACCTGTCGGGCGGCAACGCCGGATCGACTTCTACCTTCCTGCTGCCGCAACAGGGCTTCACCGCGACCACCTCGCAGTCTGCGAGCACGGATAACGTGACCTTCACCGCGCCGATCTCCAACCCGTTCCCCTCCGGCATTGCGCAGCCGACCGGAAACTCGCTCGGCATGCAGACGTTCCTCGGCAACTCGGTCACCTTCCAGCCGAGGAATCCGCAGATGCCCTATAACCAGCGTTGGAGCTTCGGTTTCCAGCGTGCCTTCGGCTCCTGGCTGGCGGCGGTCGACTACGTCGGCAACCATGGAGTGCATCTGCCGGTGAACAAGGAGTTCGATCCGGTGCCAAAGCAATATCTCTCCACCGCAACCAACGGCTATGACGTGGATGCAACGACGAAGATGTCGGCGACGGTGACCAATCCGTTTCAGAACATCGTTCCCACGACGGTCTCTCTGGGTTCCGGAAAGACGGTTGCTGTCTCGCAGCTTGTGCGTCCCTATCCGGAGTTCACCGGTGTGACGGCGTATATGACGAACGGCATGTCCATCTATCACTCGCTGCAGGCACAATTGCTGCGGCGCTTCTCCAATGGAGCCTCGTTCACCTCGGCCTTCACCTGGTCGAAGTCGCTCGATGCGACGCAGTACCTGAACAACTCCGACTCCAGCCTGTGGTACGGAACCTCGAGCAACGACCGCACCTTCCGCTTCGCCACCTCAGGCATCTACCAGTTGCCCTTCGGCCGCGGGCGGCAGTATCTGCACGATAACGCCTTTGTCTCCGCCCTGGTCGGCGGATGGCAGATGCAGGGTGTCTACCAGGTGCAGAGCGGGCAGCCGTTGTCGTTTGCCCCGGCCAGCAACAGCCCGCTGTACAAGGGCACGAATCCGGTGGATGCGGCCTGGGGCCGCAGCGGATACAAGGCTTCGGCGGCGGCGCAGGCAGCCGGTGTGGCCGGTTACTGGTTCAATATCAATAGCTTCGTGACGAAGACGACCAGCACGCAAACCAGCGGCATTGACACGAGCGCGACTCCGAACCAGTACCAGGTCCGCACCTTCCCGATTCGTTTCAGTGGTTTGCGGGCCGACTTCCTCAACCAGTGGGATATGGCGCTGCAGCGGAACTTCTCGCTGGCGCGGTTCTATGAGCCGCTGCAGCTCCAGTTCCGTGCAGAGGCGACCAATCTGCTGAACCATCCGGTCTACTCGACTCCGAGTACCGACTGGACCAACACGGCCTTCGGCCAGGTAACCTCGCAGGCCAACCAGCCACGGGTCTGGCAATGGGTAGCAATCGTCCGTTTCTAACAGGTGGGTCGAAAACTCAAAACAACCTATGTCCTGGGCCACCATCCATCGCAACGCGATGGATGGGACAAACCCCAAATAAATCAGTAGGTGCTCTAAACGCACAATTAACTAAACGGGGCGGCATTTGCTGCCCCGTTTTCGTTCGCGCGTAGCGCGAATGCCGTGCTTAAGGGGACGGCTTCAGCCGTCCCGTATCCGCTAGCAAAAGAAAGCGGTTTTAACCGCTGAGGGCAATGTCTGGTGTGCCGTATCCCACCCATCGCGCTCTCACCCCAACGAACAAAGGTTCGTCGGGGACCCCGATGTGCGATGGATGGGGCACCCAGTGCGTAGGTTATTCCGGACAAATCCGTACGCTCCCTAACCCACAATTCATCAAAAAGGGCCGCATTTGCCGTCCCTTTCCCGCTTTAACGCTGGACAACGCATGAGAAAATAAAAGACGAATGATCTCCGTTTCCAATGTCTCCATGCGTTACGGCTCGAAGGTTCTCTTTGAGGACGTAAGCACCACTTTTATCTCGGGCCGCCGGTATGGTCTCACCGGTCCGAATGGCGCCGGTAAGTCCACCTTTATGAAGGTGCTTACGGGCGAGCTCGATGCCCAGAAGGGCAACGTCGTCCGCCCCAAGAAGCTGGGCGTGCTTCGTCAG
This genomic window from Terriglobus albidus contains:
- a CDS encoding carboxypeptidase-like regulatory domain-containing protein, with amino-acid sequence MYQRIKTFLATFALLAFTLPVVAQSERGAITGRITDNTGSILPDATITLRNEATGVQQTTKSNNDGVYTFPSLNPGSYTLTVNRTGFKRLERIHTVVDVNATNQQDAALEIGETSEVVEVRAGVQQLQETTGSMGMIVEERSIQELPSIYGNPFTLQNLAPGIIPSGVNPNIHTYDSGTANVSVNGSVLNSLEYRLDGAPDNRIRLSAYTPSTEFINQYKVETSSYDASQGHSAGGFVNVALKSGTNAFHGSAFGYYQNPTLNANYWHLGSQPTAKAVWLREGGSVGGPVWRDHAFFFTGWEHSRAATPNVLTFGVPPSAFRNGDFSALLPKYQLYDPYSSRTVNSKVVRDPFPGNIIPSSRISPIAAAALKYYPTPNTASSDPAGASNYSYAGAEPDYYYAYVVRSDVAISNRQSIYGHYVQSRRLQPGKNAYFGQVSGTTLTYQNKGAAMGYTFVLSPTTVLEARLSWTRFVNQNVVPSQGILNATSIGMPGYLVNGLGPNAQAFPRLDITGYQSLNSDNGVISHNDITMGSVQISRTMGRHFLRTGYEYRMYNVNAGITTQSNGRYQHSGIYTQSTSGGSASIDYSLAQFEMGLPNTSAVTINSDLAVRSNYMAGWFHDDFKALPNLTINLGLRYEYEGPNSERNQKANTYFDFNTANPIAAAAQAKYATIASSNSTLPAASAWTVNGGLRFLGDQGLDRKDYDAQKLMLLPRIGFSWRFMNNTVMRGGYGLFADSLSTFYLSGGNAGSTSTFLLPQQGFTATTSQSASTDNVTFTAPISNPFPSGIAQPTGNSLGMQTFLGNSVTFQPRNPQMPYNQRWSFGFQRAFGSWLAAVDYVGNHGVHLPVNKEFDPVPKQYLSTATNGYDVDATTKMSATVTNPFQNIVPTTVSLGSGKTVAVSQLVRPYPEFTGVTAYMTNGMSIYHSLQAQLLRRFSNGASFTSAFTWSKSLDATQYLNNSDSSLWYGTSSNDRTFRFATSGIYQLPFGRGRQYLHDNAFVSALVGGWQMQGVYQVQSGQPLSFAPASNSPLYKGTNPVDAAWGRSGYKASAAAQAAGVAGYWFNINSFVTKTTSTQTSGIDTSATPNQYQVRTFPIRFSGLRADFLNQWDMALQRNFSLARFYEPLQLQFRAEATNLLNHPVYSTPSTDWTNTAFGQVTSQANQPRVWQWVAIVRF
- the trpS gene encoding tryptophan--tRNA ligase; the protein is MAETSVSNSRRRVLSGMRPTGKLHLGNYMGALYNWVRLQDQYDCFFFIADWHALTTDYANPGNVKEKCFEVALDFLAGGLDPEKCVIFRQSHVPEHASLHLLFSMFTPLGWLERVPTYKDQQEQLREKDLATYGFLGYPLLQAADILLYKPDFVPVGQDQVAHVELTREVARRFNQLYDSRWSEAIAQAESDKERIKAEVSANSLIELTFPEPQALLTPSPKLPGLDGRKMSKSYGNTLMLNESEADIRAKLKTMVTDPARVRRTDPGNPDVCPVFDLHKVFSPAEKQAEVREGCTTAGIGCIQCKGWLADNVVAELAPIQERRAKYEANPHLVTEILEAGAARAHAKAAASMKDALVALGME